The stretch of DNA ATTTTGGATGAAGAAAATCCCCCTTAGAAGCTTTATTAGActtattttttatgcttttatacATCAAGGgtatctttttttcattttgtacaCTATTTcctaaagtttatttttttcttttgcttataCTCCTACAGTCCTTTTTGGTAACTCAAAGTCTCAAACAATGTGTAAggatttaatttataatgtttaggttttattttagtCCTTtcatagttttcatttttgtcctttcttttttgttttttgctagATAAATATTTCAACAAAACAGCCAACAAGAAGATCAAATCAAGGAGGAGCAGCACAACAGGGCACAGCCTGATTCAGAACAGAACAAAAACTTGCATATAGAGTACATTTATCTTCAACTTCTGGGGGGAGCTTTTCCGGCGAGAGATCTGCATGAGTTTTTGTTGCTTTTGCTCATTGTGCCAGTCCATGAGCTGCTGGGGGCGGCTTTCCTAGTCTTATTATTAATAGCTTTAGATTTTGTTTAGTTTCCTAATAGGAAAAGATTTCCTAGTCCTAGTGAATAGGATTACTAGAACTCTAAATACTATTGTAAtcccttttttttattagtgaacgaataattatgtttagttttctCTAAGCATTGATGTTTCATTAGAATTGTGTGATACAATTCTAACCTCAAGGAAACGCGTGGCAAACCTCGGTCGCCATAGGGAAATACTACCCTACATTAAACTTACCCAAAGGTTAGGAAGTGCAAAGTGAACGTCAATCACTCTGGGGAAATGCCACATTATCACTCTATTCCTAAACCCATTACCAAGTCAAAGAAAGTGGGGGCACAATTTATGTGGTTATAATGGTGAGCTGCTAAGTGGACAAGAAAGACACATTAGATAACACCTAACTGTCTTCACATTATTAATGATAGTTGTTAGCTATCTTCTCACTTTATGAGACAAATTCAAGTCATTGATAAGCCCCTACAGTATTGACACATTCGTCAAGTCAAGAATGATAAGTAAGATTCACCACAACTTATGAAGAGATTGGCTCCATCACAAAAAGGTCAGCCTCTTATCAAACCAAATCAACCTCATCCCTTATCCACTCCCGCCAATAAAGCAAAGGTACGGCGATGCATGGGGTTCACTCTCTTCTTCCATGTATCTAGCACTCTTCATATATTTTTGCCCCTTCTTAAGCCTTATAAACTCTGACTTTAAGTATCAAAGAGTCCTTTTGGCACATCTCATGGCAGTTTTCTATTGTGTTGCAGGCATCACAACCATCATAGTGAGATATGAGGGGCTGAAGTTTCTACCAACCAAGTCCACTCAGCAGGTTGCAAATTTCAGCAGTACCAGTagaatattctaaattttacaGCAGAACGTAGTTTTGGATCAGCAGGGTGTGATTCAGATGGGACGTGCATTGCAAAATAATGGTTGCTCTAGTCAGTCCACTTCTACTCAAGAGATTAGACATTTTAAAATACTGAAGTTTTAAATGGAAACTACCAAATAATTAGTCAGGAGCCAAACAAGAATCTGGATAACCAAGGAGGATGTCAATTGGATCAAGAGATTGATTAACAAATTAGGTGTTTCTGAATAGGCATGACAAGAAAGGACCAACAACGTGCTAATCCTAGCTAGGTTACATAGGATGGGGATTTTTGCAGTATGAGAACAAGAGAGTTAAAAGTACATCCTCTAAAAAGTTACTAGGGTTACAACTGCTGAAAGCAAAGTACTGGCAGAGTAATTTTCTTCATTAcctataagaaagaaaagaaatgaagtaaatTTTAGCGATTAAACATTCAAAAAAATAGTAAGATAAAGTCTTATaattgctttaattgatcatatgaaaaaaaataaattctttaagAATTGTGGCCTTTATATTTTTCCCTAGTAAATTCCTACTAGTTTGTGTGATGCAGGACAGCAGGATAATTGTAGAAAgttggagaagaaaggaagaaaaatcaagcaaggaagagaagaatccaaaaaagaagaggaagaagtagaGAGGGAGAGACAATTTAGCAAAGTAACAATTCTATTCCAAATAAATCACTCttttaattacatcaataatgCCTTTTATtagctaaaatttaattaaaatgatatatCAAATTTCCAAACAAATCTTACTAAAAGTAACAGCTAATCTAAATGAATGTTGGGAAAAACAATCTAAACAAGTCCTACAAACATAAAAGTTAAAACtcgaaaatccaaaatttaaacaaaatccaaatcataagattagaaattaaaattaaaattgaatacttcaattttttccttattttggttattgtttttatttcctcctaaatatttaaggaaataagaaggaaaaaaaaaagttatggaACTGTTACCAACCATTTTGCAATGTGCTTGGACATTGTTAGagaatgtattttcaaaaagtAACTTCATAGAATATTAGTTTCAGATACAAAACAATCCCAAGCCTTAATACCATTATATCTGGTCGgctaaatgaatttttttttctgtaaataagaatttcgttaaaacaaaaaatcatcCATTGCTTTAAGGTAGGGCATATCCCAAGCCTTACAACAAAAGACCAAACTAGAAGATCTAAACAACTAATAAACATATACAATCtcctaacatgaaaaaaaaagtaCACATGTTAGGGGAGATCTTCACCAGCATCACCTTTTGAATCCATCCAACTTCCCAAAGAATTATGTTGGCTGAATGAATTTTATCTTTCCCAAGATTGATGATACATGATCTAACAATTTTTTATGTTGGTCGGCTACTTAACGCAATCCTCCTCTTTTGTCCAAAGTAAGGACCAGTTGTGAATAAAAGAAATAACTTCAATATTATTAGAGTTACTGTTGCATTAGAGTTTTAGGTAACCATGGGATGATCCAAGGGCTagaacattaaaaaaattaatttgtaccACTACCATAAGATTTTTTCACACTAGTTTAGTCCAACTTTCTATTTAGTTGGCAACCCACTTTTACTCCTCTATTCATAAAAACATCTTGAAATTAAGGTTAGTTTGTACTtatcgaaaaaaaaaagaaagaaagattaatgccaagcaaaagaaatgattaatGAAGTTTATAAGTATACTTGTCCTACAAATAGAAAAACCCATTTTAAGTATATAttcacattttgtttcttgtcAGTGGCATGAGTGAGTCAGTTCATTGTAGTTCGCTCAAGTGACTCATGGGGATTGGTCACAGAATGATATTCAAGATGGGAAATTGTTTAGGCCAAGGCATTTCAGTACACCTCTTATCCATGCTTGGTATTGGTACCACTAGTTTATTGTCTGTCAAACAGGAAGGCTTGCAAAATACAGAAATTTGAGATGTGCGCTTAAGAAAGCAAACAATTGAAAGGACCCAAAAGCCCTTATAGGCTTTCCCTAAAACTAGGAACTGGCATTAGCTATTGTACTTGATTAAAAGATTAATAAAGGTACTCTACAGGAGAAGTTAACACGAGACATCTTCACCTTTCAAGTATTTCAGGGAATTGACATGTAACACGCAGGTTCAAGATCAGTTCTTCAGCAACACTAAAAATGATTATGCACTAGCAGTCACACCACTACCATAAACAAAAGACCAGAAAACTATAGCAGGTTCAGGAAGAGTTGGCAATCCACATCATAATTATCTTAAATATATGTGAGAATCAAGTCATGTTAATTGAATTAACATCATTAAGTGGGTATACTCGAATGGAAAAGAGTGCTAGAAAACAACTAACCTGGCTGGAAATTTACTATCTGCACGAGCTTCAACACGAAGCCACCAAACCAAGACCTTGCGCCCACAACTGCCAAGAGGCTCCACCATTGAAGAGTCCTTCAGCAGAGATAATGGACTTTCTATATCACCTCCACTATCGGCAACATTGTCAAGGTCGTTAACCCACTCTGGCTTATCTTCAGCATCCTTCCAGAGCAACCTGGAGTTCAAAACAAACCCACCCCACTCCAGTTTCCTCGGTAACACAATTGCCTGGTCACCAATATATTTTGCACTTTTGCCGGCATATGAAGCCAAATTAAAGGTGTGCCATCCAACCAATTTATCAGATGAGTTACAGGCTGGACCTTGAACGGGCATAGGCGAGTTCTCCTCACCCTCCTTCTGAACTACTGTTAATTCGTCTTCAGGATTACCTGAATGAGCAAGAATCCCAATTGAAACTGCCCCAATCCATTTCACTTGCTGGATCTCGTCAAAGAGCTCCATACTATGCATGTTACTATCATCCGCAAACATCACAATTCCATCGAGCTTCTCATCTCTCACAACTCTGATCCATCAAATACCTAGTGAATTAAATTTAACTCTACCAATAGTCCAAAGCAAATGGAATAATCTTAAACAAATACAAACAGTAAGGAGAACAATGAAGCTATTAATTCACCTCAAAGCGCGAAGCCGCATTTGACTCTCCAATCGGTGCCTGTTATCCCATGAAATCGGCATCTTCTGACTAAATCCAGCGTGGATGGTTCGAAGCCCCGACTTTGCGAGCAGCGAAGCGGTCTCATTAGTGACCCCGCCAGCTTCAACAACGATCCAGATGAGATCGTAAGGCACATTCATCAACGAATGCATTACACCAGTCAGATGAAGAGTCTGGAAAGTCCTTACGTAGGTCGGAGTGATGGCAATCACAGTTCTAGGGCTCTTGATCCCGTACTGAAGCCTCTGCTCTCTCTGAACACTATCGATTATGCGGTGAGCCTTCATGACCTCCACCGGATCCGGATGCGGCCAGGGCCGGATTAAGATCCCGTGCCGCCCAACCACCACCCGGCTGCTATTCGGAACGACGGACCTATTCGCCGGCGGTTGGAGATTCGACGAAGTCGCGTGAATAGTCAGGACAtcggaagaggaagaagagtaGAGGTTACCAGTGTTGGCGGTGGAGAAGACGAGGAAGAACACGACGCGAGAAAATCGGAATCCAAGGACTAGGCTAATGAGGCAGCAGAGCCCGTGGAGGACTAGCCAGAACAAGGCCGCCGGCGATTTGACTCCACCGTCCAGAGACGCGTCCAACGTCGGCGATCCTCTCAAGCTGTTGCTCCGCCGGTTAGCGTAGCTCTGCTGCAACGCTGAAagcttcattctctctctctctctctctcctcggCTACTGTAGAGGTAGAGAAAGAGAGTAGTAGTGTTGGTGAGGTAAACTTGGGATGAAGCTGAAGCTATAAGCGAGAATCTGGCTCTAGAAGAGATTGGTTAGGTGGTGATGGGGGAGCTGGTGGTGGTTGGGCTGTGCGGTGCGGTGCGGTGCAATGTAATCAAAAGATTTCTTTGGGTTTACGAATGAATTCTTTCTCTGGTTTTgttatttctctctttccttgCTTGTATTCCACTCTACAGAGACTCCCTTCTGGGCAACAAAAACAATCAACGATGCTCCATCTCCGACACGGAGAAGCCTGCTTTGCGCCAGCATCAGCATCTCCTATCCTACCCTACCCCCCCTCTCCATTTCTGCTGCCAGATCCAGTTATTACCATACCATTTAATCATACAACAACAAATTCAGTTCCTTTTCTTTGACTCGATGCACTTAATCGTATATATTTAAGGGGAATGTG from Diospyros lotus cultivar Yz01 chromosome 6, ASM1463336v1, whole genome shotgun sequence encodes:
- the LOC127804213 gene encoding beta-1,4-xylosyltransferase IRX14, translating into MKLSALQQSYANRRSNSLRGSPTLDASLDGGVKSPAALFWLVLHGLCCLISLVLGFRFSRVVFFLVFSTANTGNLYSSSSSDVLTIHATSSNLQPPANRSVVPNSSRVVVGRHGILIRPWPHPDPVEVMKAHRIIDSVQREQRLQYGIKSPRTVIAITPTYVRTFQTLHLTGVMHSLMNVPYDLIWIVVEAGGVTNETASLLAKSGLRTIHAGFSQKMPISWDNRHRLESQMRLRALRVVRDEKLDGIVMFADDSNMHSMELFDEIQQVKWIGAVSIGILAHSGNPEDELTVVQKEGEENSPMPVQGPACNSSDKLVGWHTFNLASYAGKSAKYIGDQAIVLPRKLEWGGFVLNSRLLWKDAEDKPEWVNDLDNVADSGGDIESPLSLLKDSSMVEPLGSCGRKVLVWWLRVEARADSKFPARWMLDPPLEVTVPAKRTPWPDAPPELPSEHSSEQTVISIEENKEKQHPTKTRTHRSKRSSRSKRKREARAEDAQVLARRRPGEK